One window of the Natrinema sp. CBA1119 genome contains the following:
- a CDS encoding SDR family oxidoreductase yields the protein MSQNNVTPPTVARDDIYPFPDDSFTDRNVCLVTGAASGIGRATALAAAGNGLTVAATDIDEDGLAGTVDRGEELGLEGAIELIPGNLTDDDDIERVVEEGAELGDIKYLANVAGMQHIDPIDEFPMETYDTMHRIMLRAPLYLSKLCIPHFRETEDGAGCVGNMASVHGHYVTSDKVAYNVSKFGLRGLTQSIAAEGNGQIRAFSISTGYVKTPLVTAQLEDTAEQRGISVNEVIEDVMLGQSRVKEMMEPIDVANLYLLGFSDLGRHLDGGDLLFDGGMTLTYE from the coding sequence ATGTCTCAGAACAACGTCACGCCACCGACGGTGGCACGCGACGACATCTATCCGTTCCCGGACGACTCGTTTACCGATCGCAACGTCTGTCTTGTGACGGGCGCCGCCTCCGGCATCGGCCGGGCGACCGCGCTGGCCGCCGCCGGCAACGGACTGACCGTCGCGGCCACGGACATCGACGAGGACGGTCTCGCGGGGACCGTCGACCGCGGCGAGGAACTCGGCCTCGAGGGGGCAATCGAGCTGATCCCCGGAAACCTGACCGACGACGACGACATAGAGCGGGTTGTCGAGGAGGGCGCCGAACTGGGTGATATCAAGTACCTCGCGAACGTCGCTGGGATGCAACACATCGATCCGATCGACGAGTTCCCGATGGAGACGTACGATACGATGCACCGGATTATGCTCCGGGCACCGCTCTATCTCTCGAAGCTCTGTATTCCTCACTTTCGGGAGACCGAGGACGGCGCGGGCTGCGTCGGAAACATGGCCTCGGTCCACGGCCACTACGTCACGAGCGACAAGGTCGCCTACAACGTCTCGAAGTTCGGCCTGCGCGGGCTAACACAGTCGATCGCCGCCGAGGGCAACGGGCAGATCCGCGCGTTCTCGATCAGCACCGGTTACGTGAAGACACCGCTGGTGACGGCCCAGCTCGAGGACACCGCCGAACAGCGCGGTATCAGCGTTAACGAGGTGATCGAGGACGTGATGCTCGGCCAGTCCCGCGTCAAGGAAATGATGGAACCGATTGACGTCGCTAACCTCTACCTGCTCGGCTTCTCCGATCTCGGCCGACACCTCGACGGCGGCGACCTGTTGTTTGATGGTGGTATGACGCTTACCTACGAGTAA
- a CDS encoding helix-turn-helix domain-containing protein has translation MIDLDIDMRQYDCPFIDTTDDVDIAFSAVQWQLDTGAEKLETRLIARADSRGTLDDGLRVLREHPNMRDCYILSKRDGVAEIGTKIEQTNAMQSIQRNGGYITGPFRIENGRERWHIGFDEDEDEDHALAELERHNDFSVEDRDQFGPSTLFDLLENSESATQLLEGCRSLTETERETFEVASRNGYYETPRATTLDELADHFDISKTAVSMNLRRSERKVLRAALGAIDRMEDDDQL, from the coding sequence ATGATCGACCTCGATATCGATATGCGACAGTACGATTGTCCCTTTATCGATACGACCGACGACGTCGATATCGCGTTTTCGGCTGTCCAGTGGCAGCTCGATACCGGCGCTGAAAAGCTCGAGACGAGGCTCATCGCCAGAGCGGACTCGAGAGGCACGCTCGACGATGGCCTGCGGGTCCTTCGGGAGCATCCCAACATGCGGGACTGCTACATCCTCTCGAAGCGAGACGGCGTCGCCGAGATTGGGACGAAAATCGAGCAGACGAACGCGATGCAGTCGATCCAGCGGAACGGCGGCTACATCACCGGCCCGTTCCGAATCGAGAACGGCCGCGAACGGTGGCACATCGGCTTCGACGAGGACGAGGACGAGGATCACGCACTCGCCGAACTCGAGCGACACAACGATTTCAGCGTCGAGGACCGCGATCAGTTCGGCCCATCGACGTTGTTTGATCTCCTCGAGAACTCCGAGAGCGCAACGCAACTTCTCGAAGGCTGTCGGTCGCTGACCGAAACCGAACGCGAAACGTTCGAGGTCGCGTCACGGAACGGCTACTACGAGACGCCACGGGCGACGACGCTCGACGAACTCGCGGATCACTTCGATATCTCGAAGACAGCCGTTTCGATGAATCTGCGCCGGAGCGAGCGAAAGGTCCTTCGGGCGGCACTGGGGGCGATCGATCGAATGGAGGACGACGACCAACTCTGA
- a CDS encoding ABC transporter ATP-binding protein: MSTLGPGSDAGDGASGPLLEVSDLSATVEGFEVTRGVDLEVNEGEAVALVGRNGAGKTSTFRSIMGLTPVTNGSIRLNGKELLEMRPELIPKRGIGYQPENRDLFTGMTVEENFRLPIWTAGDARGVEDEDAVVEDIFDLFDELEHRRDAEVQNLSGGQGKMTAIGRALALKPDLLILDEPLEGLAPVVVENVKSYIREIIDRDISVLIAESNASHVPEIVDRMYVIERGEIVASGDPAELSSDEEIQMLMQGGGE; the protein is encoded by the coding sequence ATGAGCACACTCGGACCCGGGTCCGACGCCGGTGACGGCGCGTCGGGTCCGTTGCTCGAGGTGTCGGACCTCTCTGCGACGGTCGAGGGGTTCGAGGTCACTCGCGGCGTCGATCTCGAGGTCAATGAGGGCGAGGCCGTTGCCCTTGTCGGCCGTAACGGTGCCGGCAAGACATCGACGTTCCGGTCGATAATGGGGCTCACGCCGGTTACGAACGGCTCGATTCGGTTGAACGGGAAAGAATTACTCGAGATGCGGCCCGAACTGATTCCCAAGCGGGGAATCGGCTACCAGCCGGAGAACCGAGATCTATTCACCGGGATGACCGTCGAAGAGAACTTTCGGCTTCCGATCTGGACCGCCGGGGACGCACGCGGGGTCGAAGACGAGGACGCCGTCGTGGAGGACATCTTCGACCTCTTCGACGAACTCGAGCATCGGCGCGACGCCGAGGTGCAGAACCTGAGCGGCGGTCAGGGGAAGATGACCGCGATCGGGCGGGCGCTCGCGCTTAAGCCGGATCTGCTCATCCTCGACGAACCGCTCGAGGGGCTGGCTCCGGTGGTCGTCGAGAACGTTAAATCCTACATTCGCGAGATCATCGATCGGGACATCTCGGTGTTGATCGCCGAGTCGAATGCGAGTCACGTCCCGGAGATCGTCGACCGGATGTACGTGATCGAACGCGGCGAGATAGTCGCCAGCGGCGATCCCGCGGAACTCTCGTCGGACGAAGAAATCCAGATGCTCATGCAGGGCGGCGGCGAGTAA
- a CDS encoding ABC transporter ATP-binding protein — MLEARDLRKEFGELRATDDVSLTFGETAGEMVFIVGPNGAGKTTLINLLTGLLEPDQGSVVVHGRENGSSVEEDITEMATEDRVEAGLVRSFQIVHVFEEMTVRENLRIAVLSRHGKTLSMRSVDDGHEDVEREIDDLLAQFRLTDVQHEIAETLPHGDRKLLDVAMSFGLDPTYLLLDEPTAGVATREKEYVIETIVEAGEADDVTTVTIEHDMDLVKEYADRLVVLHEGAVFREGDPSLLETDSELRRVLLGVDE; from the coding sequence ATGCTCGAAGCACGAGATCTTCGCAAGGAATTCGGAGAACTGCGCGCTACGGACGACGTCTCGCTGACGTTCGGCGAGACCGCCGGCGAGATGGTGTTCATCGTCGGCCCGAACGGGGCCGGCAAGACGACGCTCATCAATCTGCTGACCGGACTGCTCGAACCCGATCAGGGGTCGGTTGTCGTCCACGGGAGAGAGAACGGCTCGAGCGTCGAGGAGGACATCACGGAGATGGCCACCGAGGACCGCGTCGAGGCGGGGCTGGTCAGGAGCTTCCAGATCGTCCACGTCTTCGAGGAGATGACCGTCCGCGAGAACCTTCGTATCGCGGTCCTCTCCCGACACGGCAAGACGCTGAGCATGCGCTCCGTCGACGACGGTCACGAGGACGTCGAACGCGAAATCGACGACCTCCTCGCACAGTTCCGCCTGACGGACGTCCAGCACGAGATCGCCGAGACGCTCCCTCACGGCGACCGGAAACTGCTCGACGTGGCGATGTCGTTCGGACTCGACCCGACGTACCTGCTACTCGACGAGCCGACGGCCGGCGTCGCCACTCGCGAGAAGGAGTACGTAATCGAGACGATCGTCGAGGCCGGCGAGGCCGACGACGTGACGACGGTGACGATCGAACACGACATGGACCTCGTCAAGGAGTACGCGGATCGTCTCGTGGTCCTCCACGAGGGGGCGGTCTTTCGAGAAGGCGACCCCTCCCTACTCGAGACCGACTCGGAACTCAGACGAGTCCTGTTGGGGGTGGACGAATGA
- a CDS encoding branched-chain amino acid ABC transporter permease — MSRFFVERDGETRVRLSEGMELTKSQSILAVVGLAVLFVVPDIARLTSLSFQAIHRGILFGLAAVGLNLLLRHTELVSFGHAAFFGVGAYGAAVLASHFNVSSGLLLLLGGVLAATTISVLIGYFVAGYLDIYFALLTLAFNQVLYAFVLQSGYFNFSDGLSVRPDGLNPPTLFGLQWTSTGYDLILYYFTVVVLVVSLLVMWKLVNSPFGRALDAIGQNRTRARFVGIPVEKYVWVAFVISGIYGGLAGGLFALLQLHVSPEPTLYAFVSGEILFMAILGGFGTLVGPVVGGVVLVYMLVQAPFYVEYYNALTGLLLLAVVLFLPEGILGSIPKIGTGLARRRREPELFREDVATIGSSLRQGVTRAVTTVRIIVFGVN, encoded by the coding sequence GTGAGTCGCTTCTTCGTCGAGCGGGACGGTGAGACCCGCGTGCGCCTCTCGGAGGGCATGGAACTGACGAAAAGTCAGTCGATCCTTGCGGTCGTCGGACTCGCAGTCCTCTTTGTGGTCCCGGACATCGCGCGGTTGACCAGCCTCTCGTTCCAGGCGATTCACCGCGGGATCCTGTTCGGTCTCGCGGCGGTCGGACTGAACCTGCTGCTTCGCCACACCGAACTCGTTTCGTTCGGTCACGCGGCGTTCTTCGGCGTCGGTGCCTACGGCGCCGCGGTGCTGGCGTCGCACTTCAACGTCTCGAGCGGCCTCCTGTTGCTCCTCGGGGGCGTTCTCGCGGCGACGACGATCTCGGTACTGATCGGCTACTTCGTGGCCGGCTACCTCGATATCTACTTCGCGCTGCTGACGCTCGCGTTCAACCAAGTGCTGTACGCGTTCGTCCTGCAGAGCGGCTACTTCAACTTCAGCGACGGGCTCAGCGTCCGTCCCGACGGGCTGAACCCGCCGACGCTGTTCGGCCTCCAGTGGACGTCGACGGGGTACGACCTGATCCTGTACTACTTCACGGTGGTCGTGCTCGTCGTCTCGCTGCTCGTGATGTGGAAGCTCGTTAACTCGCCGTTCGGCCGGGCGCTGGACGCCATCGGACAGAACCGCACGCGAGCCAGATTCGTCGGCATCCCGGTCGAGAAGTACGTCTGGGTTGCGTTCGTGATCTCGGGTATCTACGGCGGGCTCGCCGGCGGACTGTTCGCGCTCCTGCAGTTGCACGTCAGTCCGGAGCCGACCCTCTACGCGTTCGTGTCGGGGGAGATCCTGTTCATGGCGATCCTCGGCGGATTCGGAACGCTCGTCGGCCCGGTCGTCGGCGGGGTCGTGCTCGTCTACATGCTCGTTCAGGCCCCGTTCTACGTGGAGTACTACAACGCGCTGACCGGGCTGTTGTTGCTCGCGGTCGTGCTCTTCCTGCCGGAGGGGATCCTCGGATCGATCCCGAAAATCGGCACCGGATTGGCGCGACGGCGTCGCGAGCCCGAACTGTTCCGAGAAGACGTCGCGACGATCGGCTCGTCGCTTCGACAGGGCGTGACTCGCGCCGTAACTACCGTTCGAATCATCGTTTTCGGGGTCAACTGA
- a CDS encoding branched-chain amino acid ABC transporter permease, translating into MLEHVLNGLYYGSVLFMIASGMTIIFGVLGILNLAHGELYALGAFCAFSIVGFFAGQVAAPTGPATAIVFGLVVLAGSLAAAAVLLPVGGALEATFIRPIYDRNEVYQLLLTYGLLLVLTDVMKFVWGPSPVDMGVFSGINKIPTTELVGFSYPSYNVLVILVGVAVFVWLVWFFDRTKTGRIVRATAINREMSTAIGVSTDRMFTLVFAIGAFFAGFGGAMVSIGPSSASLGMGLNWLVLSFVVIVIGGLGSLKGAFVGAILVGVSSRVVTSEYPQLELAVPFLLMVLVLLVRPEGLYGTWGEIQ; encoded by the coding sequence ATGCTCGAACACGTACTCAACGGGCTCTACTACGGCTCGGTGCTGTTCATGATCGCGTCGGGGATGACGATCATCTTCGGCGTCCTCGGCATCCTCAACCTCGCACACGGTGAACTGTATGCACTGGGTGCGTTCTGTGCCTTCAGTATCGTCGGCTTCTTCGCCGGACAGGTCGCGGCCCCGACCGGCCCCGCGACCGCGATCGTCTTCGGGCTCGTCGTCCTCGCCGGCTCGCTCGCGGCCGCGGCCGTGTTATTGCCGGTCGGCGGCGCGCTCGAGGCGACGTTCATTAGACCGATCTACGATCGGAACGAGGTCTATCAGCTCCTGCTGACGTACGGACTGCTGCTTGTCCTCACCGACGTGATGAAGTTCGTCTGGGGACCGTCGCCGGTCGACATGGGGGTCTTCAGCGGCATCAACAAGATTCCGACGACGGAACTCGTCGGCTTCAGCTACCCCTCGTACAACGTCCTCGTCATTCTAGTCGGCGTCGCGGTGTTCGTCTGGCTCGTCTGGTTCTTCGATCGGACGAAGACCGGTCGCATCGTGCGGGCGACCGCCATCAACCGGGAGATGTCGACGGCGATCGGCGTCAGCACGGACCGCATGTTCACGCTCGTGTTCGCCATCGGCGCGTTCTTCGCCGGCTTCGGCGGCGCGATGGTCAGTATCGGGCCGAGTAGCGCCTCTCTCGGGATGGGCCTCAACTGGCTTGTACTGTCGTTCGTCGTGATCGTTATCGGCGGGCTCGGGAGCCTGAAGGGGGCGTTCGTCGGCGCGATTCTGGTCGGCGTCTCCAGCCGCGTCGTGACGTCGGAATACCCGCAACTCGAGTTGGCGGTGCCGTTCCTCCTGATGGTGCTCGTCCTGTTGGTCAGGCCCGAGGGCCTGTACGGAACATGGGGTGAGATCCAGTGA
- a CDS encoding ABC transporter substrate-binding protein, protein MISRSTAGTESGGIDRRTLLKTVGGSALAVALAGCTELLEGEDDSLANADVPDEPVESGLQTFTEGAPAVLGVQARYGAETAVRRINENDGIAGREMNLDVVEEGGAYLTNYQQFVDEGKDVTFGPISSSGHAEMVPEIEAQEVINVSTDGTVTTLYEEDFPDVTYSFRFQNHDVMEALAAVEQAVEVLGADSIDTYAGINPNYAFGQDEMKLFSQGIEKLTGAEQVYSGFPELGASDMSTHITEVNGQAPDVVFSSCWGGDATLLLEQGHANDIFDNVDLLVGPVLYGSANDMSEDLVQGPIYSGSRNFYWGEPSTDRWSPAADLVDEVQSEYGVVPTAHFMSGYGAVTAWATAAEKAVRLLGRWPEQEELATILENHGFFTPAGYHTIGADHQGYSNAHFGELAWSDEHDAAALSDVSVFAAKNVSPPPGEVSADWIGSW, encoded by the coding sequence ATGATAAGTAGATCAACCGCAGGTACGGAGTCGGGTGGTATCGATAGACGAACGCTACTGAAAACCGTCGGCGGCTCGGCGCTCGCGGTCGCACTGGCCGGCTGTACGGAACTGCTCGAGGGCGAGGACGATTCGCTGGCGAACGCGGACGTTCCGGACGAACCGGTCGAATCCGGGCTACAGACGTTCACCGAGGGCGCACCGGCGGTTCTCGGTGTCCAGGCCCGGTATGGAGCCGAAACCGCGGTTCGTCGGATCAACGAGAACGACGGGATCGCCGGCCGCGAAATGAATCTCGATGTCGTTGAGGAGGGCGGGGCGTACCTCACGAACTACCAGCAGTTCGTTGACGAGGGGAAAGACGTTACCTTCGGCCCGATCTCGAGCAGCGGCCACGCGGAGATGGTCCCGGAGATCGAGGCTCAGGAGGTCATCAACGTCTCGACGGACGGGACGGTGACGACCCTCTACGAGGAGGACTTCCCGGACGTGACCTACTCGTTCCGGTTCCAGAACCACGACGTGATGGAGGCGCTCGCGGCGGTCGAGCAGGCGGTCGAAGTCCTCGGTGCGGACTCCATCGACACGTACGCGGGCATCAACCCCAACTACGCGTTTGGGCAGGACGAGATGAAGCTGTTCTCGCAGGGGATCGAGAAGCTTACCGGGGCGGAACAGGTGTACAGCGGGTTCCCGGAGCTGGGTGCCAGCGACATGTCCACTCACATCACCGAGGTCAACGGGCAGGCACCCGACGTCGTCTTCTCGAGTTGCTGGGGCGGCGACGCGACGCTGCTGCTCGAGCAGGGTCACGCCAACGACATTTTCGACAACGTCGACCTGCTGGTCGGGCCGGTCCTCTACGGCTCGGCCAACGACATGAGCGAAGACCTGGTTCAGGGGCCGATCTACTCGGGATCGCGGAACTTCTACTGGGGCGAACCGTCGACCGACCGGTGGAGTCCGGCCGCGGACCTGGTCGACGAGGTTCAGAGCGAGTACGGCGTCGTTCCGACGGCCCACTTCATGAGCGGCTACGGCGCGGTGACGGCGTGGGCGACGGCCGCCGAGAAGGCCGTCCGTCTCCTCGGCCGCTGGCCGGAACAGGAGGAACTCGCGACGATCCTCGAGAATCACGGCTTCTTCACGCCGGCGGGGTACCACACCATCGGCGCAGACCATCAGGGCTATTCCAACGCCCACTTCGGCGAACTGGCCTGGTCGGACGAACACGACGCGGCGGCGCTCTCTGACGTGAGCGTCTTCGCGGCGAAGAACGTCTCGCCGCCGCCGGGCGAGGTCTCTGCCGACTGGATCGGGAGCTGGTGA
- a CDS encoding PAS domain S-box protein — protein sequence MSTRAGADGGAFWGDADDDVALHRYRTLVNTIDDGIYQVDTDGRFVAVNDVIVEATGYTRDELLGEHVSLVLADSDIERIEREISSRIDAPNDDDIATFDITVRTVDGDTIPYELRINLLLEDGTFRGSIGVARNRTEEQCRQESLASAVESYDSITSIIDKADIGVCILDENCEITWADETIEQYFALDHERLIGRNNRTVIDETLKHRFADADSFAETVLSSYDDDHYVDRLECRVVDDGTDLEDRWLRYQSKPIESGEFSGGRVEFYYDITDQKQSEEDLEENREAFQSLVDAVEEYAIFRLDADGHVLTWNRGARTLKGYDREEIVGEHFSTFYTDADRAANVPERNLERALETGSAEDEGWRVREDGTRFWANVTITPVRDGDGTHRGYLKVTRDMTDRWEREQELESELQRILGRISDAFYAVDDEFRFTHVNERAAELLQHTEEELLGEQLWEVFPDLRDLDEVWDAFHTALETQEPTSYELYYDTLDFRVEANLYPSETGISVYFRDVTERREREQELEQTERRFEAIFEDPNILVGLLEPDGTVLDINGTAMEYIDADLADVTGEPFWETPWWGEGEDVRSSVREWTERAAAGEYVNFEADLTRPDGEQYTLNGVFRPVTNDEGDVVSIVVSDRDVTERKKRERELEESEQRYRTLAEHFPNGVVTLFDHDLEYTLVAGQGFDKIPVDPAEAEGEQFDDVWPEETSEMLEPALRAALEGEERTVELEYAGREWVIYSVPITDTRGDVFAGVTMAHDITERKEYQRRLEETIDRLEESNRRLEQFAYAASHDLQEPLRMVSSYLQLIESRYADELDEDGEEFLAFAVDGADRMRDMIDGLLAYSRVETQGDPIEPVDLDSVLESVLADLQLQIEETDAEITTDTLPRAEGDAAQLRQVFQNLLSNALEYSGDEPPQVSVDAERRGREWVISVHDEGIGIDPDDQERVFEVFQRLHSREKYSGTGIGLALCQRIIERHGGEIWVDSEPGEGATFSFTLPAADDFEP from the coding sequence ATGAGTACTCGAGCGGGCGCGGACGGCGGGGCATTCTGGGGGGATGCCGACGACGACGTTGCGCTCCACCGGTATCGGACACTCGTCAACACGATCGACGACGGCATTTACCAGGTCGATACGGACGGACGCTTCGTCGCGGTCAACGACGTCATCGTCGAGGCGACCGGCTATACGCGCGACGAACTCCTTGGCGAGCACGTCTCGCTCGTGCTCGCCGATAGCGATATCGAACGAATCGAGCGCGAGATTTCGAGCCGAATCGACGCACCCAACGACGACGACATCGCGACGTTCGATATCACCGTCAGAACTGTCGACGGTGACACGATACCCTACGAACTGCGGATCAACCTCCTTCTGGAAGACGGCACGTTCCGGGGCTCCATCGGCGTCGCCCGCAACCGTACCGAGGAACAGTGCCGACAGGAGTCGCTCGCATCGGCGGTGGAATCGTACGATTCGATCACGAGCATCATCGACAAAGCAGATATCGGCGTCTGTATCCTCGACGAGAACTGCGAGATCACGTGGGCCGACGAGACCATCGAGCAGTACTTCGCTCTCGATCACGAGCGTCTCATCGGGCGAAACAACCGGACGGTCATCGACGAGACCCTCAAACACAGGTTTGCCGATGCCGATTCGTTCGCCGAGACTGTCCTCTCGTCGTACGACGACGATCACTACGTCGACCGCCTCGAGTGTCGGGTCGTGGACGACGGGACCGACCTCGAGGACCGATGGCTCCGATACCAGAGTAAACCGATCGAATCGGGGGAGTTCTCCGGCGGCAGAGTTGAATTTTACTACGATATCACCGATCAGAAGCAGTCCGAGGAGGACTTAGAAGAGAACAGGGAAGCGTTTCAGTCCCTGGTCGACGCCGTCGAGGAGTACGCGATCTTTCGGCTGGACGCGGATGGTCACGTCCTCACCTGGAACAGGGGTGCGCGGACTCTCAAGGGCTACGACCGCGAGGAGATCGTCGGCGAGCACTTCTCGACGTTTTACACCGATGCGGATCGAGCGGCGAACGTTCCCGAACGAAACCTCGAGCGAGCGCTCGAGACCGGCTCCGCCGAGGACGAAGGGTGGCGCGTCCGAGAGGACGGGACGCGGTTCTGGGCGAACGTGACGATCACGCCGGTTCGGGACGGTGACGGCACCCATCGGGGCTATCTGAAGGTAACTCGCGATATGACGGACCGCTGGGAGCGCGAGCAGGAACTCGAGAGCGAGCTCCAGCGCATTCTCGGGCGGATCTCCGACGCCTTCTACGCGGTCGATGACGAGTTCCGATTCACGCACGTCAACGAGCGCGCCGCCGAACTCCTCCAGCATACCGAGGAGGAGCTACTCGGCGAACAGCTCTGGGAGGTGTTTCCGGATCTCCGTGACCTCGACGAGGTCTGGGACGCCTTCCACACGGCACTGGAGACGCAGGAGCCGACCAGCTACGAACTGTACTACGACACGCTTGACTTCCGTGTCGAAGCGAACCTCTACCCCTCCGAGACCGGGATCTCGGTGTACTTCCGCGACGTCACCGAACGCAGAGAGCGCGAGCAGGAACTCGAGCAGACGGAGCGGCGCTTCGAAGCGATCTTCGAAGATCCGAACATCCTCGTCGGGCTGCTCGAGCCCGACGGGACTGTGCTGGATATCAACGGGACGGCGATGGAGTACATCGACGCCGACCTCGCGGACGTGACCGGCGAGCCGTTCTGGGAGACGCCGTGGTGGGGAGAGGGCGAGGACGTTCGGTCTTCGGTCAGGGAGTGGACCGAGCGCGCGGCGGCCGGCGAATACGTCAACTTCGAGGCCGACCTCACGCGACCGGACGGCGAACAGTACACGCTCAACGGCGTCTTCAGGCCCGTCACGAACGACGAGGGTGACGTCGTGTCGATCGTCGTCTCGGACCGCGACGTCACGGAGCGAAAGAAGCGCGAACGCGAACTCGAGGAGTCCGAGCAGCGCTACCGTACCCTCGCCGAGCACTTCCCGAACGGCGTCGTCACCCTCTTCGACCACGACCTCGAGTACACGCTGGTCGCGGGGCAGGGCTTCGACAAGATACCCGTGGATCCGGCAGAAGCCGAGGGGGAACAGTTCGACGACGTCTGGCCCGAAGAAACGAGCGAGATGCTCGAGCCCGCGCTTCGGGCCGCACTCGAGGGAGAGGAGCGAACGGTCGAACTCGAGTACGCCGGCCGGGAGTGGGTGATCTACTCGGTTCCGATCACCGACACCCGAGGAGACGTTTTCGCCGGCGTGACGATGGCCCACGACATTACCGAACGCAAGGAGTACCAGCGCAGGCTCGAGGAGACGATCGACCGGCTCGAGGAGTCCAACCGTCGGTTGGAACAGTTCGCCTACGCGGCCTCCCACGACCTGCAAGAGCCCCTGCGGATGGTCTCGAGTTACCTCCAGCTCATCGAGAGCCGCTACGCCGACGAACTCGACGAGGACGGCGAAGAGTTCCTCGCGTTCGCGGTCGACGGTGCCGACCGAATGCGCGACATGATCGATGGACTGCTGGCGTACTCTCGAGTCGAGACGCAAGGGGATCCGATCGAACCCGTCGACCTCGATTCGGTCCTCGAGAGCGTGCTCGCGGATCTCCAGCTCCAGATCGAGGAGACGGACGCCGAAATAACGACCGACACGCTCCCCCGCGCCGAGGGCGACGCGGCCCAGTTGCGACAGGTGTTCCAGAACCTGCTGAGTAACGCCCTCGAGTACAGCGGCGACGAGCCGCCGCAGGTTTCCGTCGACGCCGAACGCCGGGGACGAGAGTGGGTGATTTCGGTGCACGACGAGGGCATCGGGATCGATCCCGACGATCAAGAGCGCGTGTTCGAGGTCTTCCAGCGCCTCCACAGCCGCGAGAAGTATTCCGGGACGGGGATCGGCCTCGCGCTCTGTCAGCGAATCATCGAACGCCACGGCGGCGAGATCTGGGTCGACTCCGAACCGGGTGAGGGCGCGACGTTCTCCTTCACGCTTCCCGCGGCGGACGATTTCGAGCCGTAA